acacatcagtatgtatgatttccaataagttggttgctcgctccattattccggagaacagattcttggtcattttgcccatgaggcatggttcacacgtgtcaaatgattcataatcaagagactctaaaagtccatctttcttcatgcgtttgacaccaatgtgaccaaggcggcagtgccacaagtatgtgggactatcattaccaaccttacatcttttggcattcacactatgaatatgtgtaccatcatgttcgagattaaataagaataaaccattgactagcgcggcatgaccataaaacatatctctcatataaatagaacaaccattattctcagatttaaatgagtagccatctcgcattaaacgagatccagatacaatgttcatgctcaaagctggcactaaataacaattattgaggtttaaaactaatctcgtaggtaaatgtagaggtagcgtgccgacggcgatcacatcgaccttggaaccattcccgacgcgcatcatcacctcgtccttcgccagtctccacttattccgcagctcctgttttgagttacaaatatgagcaaccgcaccggtatcaaatacccaggagctactacgagcgctggttaggtacacatcaataacatgtatatgacatatacctttggtatttccggccttcttatccgctaagtacttggggaagttccgcttcaagtgaccgtttcccttgcaataaaagcactcagtctcaggcttgggtccattctttggcttcttcccggcagcttgcttgccgggcgcggcaactcccttgctgtccttcttgaagttctttttacccttgcctttcttgaacttagtggttttattcaccatcaacacttgatgttcctttttgatctccacctccgctgatttcagcattgaatatacctcaggaatggtcttttccatcccctgcatattgaagttcatcacaaagctcttgtagctaggtggaagcgactgaaggattctgtcaatgaccgcgtcatccgggagattgactcccagctgagacaagcggttgtgcaacccagacattttgagtatgtgctcgctgacacaactgttctcctccatcttacaattgtagaacttgttggagacttcatatctctcgactcgggcatgagcttggaaaaccattttcagctcttggaacatctcatatgctccgtgttgctcaaaacgcttttggagccccggttctaagctgtaaagcatgccacactgaaccagggagtaatcatcactacgcgactgccaggcgttcataacgtcttgagtcgCTGGGAAAACaagtgcgtcacctagcggtgcttcaaggacatatgctttcttggcagctatgaggataatcctcaggttacgaacccagtctgtgtagttgctgccatcgtctttcagcttggttttctctaggaacgtgttgaagttgagggcaacattagcgtgggccattttatctacaagacatattgcaaagttttagactatgttcatgataattaagttcatctaatcaaattatttaatgaactcccactcagattgacatccctctagtcatctaactgatacatgatccgagtcaactaggacgtgtccgatcatcacgtgagacggactagtcatcatcggtgaacatcttcatgttgatcgtatcttctatacaactcatgttagacctttcggtcttccgtgtttcgaggccatgtttgtacatgctaggctcgccaagtcaacctaagtgtattgcgtgtgtaaatctgccttacacccgttgtatgcgaacgttagaacctatcccacccgatcatcacgtggtgctgcGGAACAAtggactttagcaacggtgcacagttagggggaacacaattcttgaaatgttagtgagagatcatcttattttaagctaccattgttctaagcaaataagatgtaaaacatgataaacatcacatgcaatcaaatagtgacatgatatggccaatatcattttgctccttttgatctccatctccggggcgccatgatcatcatcgtcaccggcatgataccatgatctccatcatcgtgtcttcatgaagttgtctcgccaactattacttctactactatggctaacggttagcaataaaggaAAGTAATTACAAGGCcttttcagtgacacgcaggtcataaataattaagacaactcctatggctcctgccggttgtcatactcatcgacatgcaagtcgtgattcctattacaagaacataatcaatctcatacatcacatatatcattcatcacattcttttggccatatcacatcacatagcataccctgcaaaaacaagttagacgtcctctaattgttgttgcatgtttttacgtggctgctatgggtttctagcaagaacgtttcttacctacgcaaaaaccacaacgtgatatgtcaatttctatttatccttcataaggacccttttcatcgaatccgatccgactaaagtggcagagacagacacccgctagccaccttatgcaactagtgcatgtcagtcggtgtaacctgtctcacgtaaacgtacgtgtaaggtcggtccgggccgcttcatcccacgatgtcgccgaatcaagataagactagtaatggcaagtaaattgacaaaatcaacacccacaacaatgtgtgttctactcgtgcatagaaactacgcatagacctagctcatgatgccactgttggggatcgttgcagaaattaaaaaaattctatgcatcaccaagatcaatctatggagaaactagcaacgagagagaggggagtgcatcttcataaccttgaagatcgcgatgcggaagcgttgaaAGAATGCAGACGGTGGAGtcatacacgaagcgattcagatcgcggccaaaTCTGAtgtaagcaccgaacaacggcgccttcgcgttcaacacacgtgcagcccggtgacgtctcctgcgccttgatctagcaaggagagagggagaggttgggaaagactccgtccagcagcagcacgacggcgtggtggtggtgggggagcgtggcactccagcagggcttcgccaagcactgcgagagacgaggagggagaggggtagggctgcgccaagagagagggagaatcGTGTctgtggcagccccaaaacccccactatatatagggggaagggctgcgcccccatctagggtccccccctaggggtggcggccagccctagatgcatctagggggaggccagagggggagagaggggggcaccctaggtgggccttaggcccatctgagcctagggtttcccccttctccccttcaCTGCGCCTTGgacctcttgtgggaggcgcaccagcccacctaggggctggtcccttcccagaCATGGCCCGtgcaggcctccggggctggtggcccctcccggtggacctccgaacccttccggtggtcccggtacgttaccgataacgcccagaacacttccggtgtccaaaacgggacttcccatatataaatctttacctctggaccattccggaactcctcgtgacgtctgggatctcatctgggactccgaacaacatttggtaaccacgtacatctattccttataaccctagcttcatcgaaccttaagcgtgtagaccctacgggttcgggaggcatgcagacatgaccgagacatctctccggccaataaccaacagcgggatctggatacccatgttggctcccacatgctccacgatgatctcatcggatgaaccacgatgtcggggattcaatcaatcccatacacaattccctttgtctaccggtatgatacttgcccgagatccgatcgttggtatccctataccttgttcaatctcgttactggcaagtctctttactcgttcgtaacacatcatctcgtgatcaactccttggtcacattgagctcattatgatgatgccctaccgagtgggcccagagatacccctccatcacacggagtgacaaatcctagtctcgattcatgccaactcaacagacactttcgaagatacccgtagtgcacctttatagccacccagttacgttgtgacatttggcacacccaaagcattcctacggtatccgcgagttgcacaatctcatggtctaaggaaatgatacttgacattagaaaagctttagcagacgaactacacgatcttgtgctatgcttaggattaggtcttgtccatcacatcattctcctaatgatgtgatcccgttatcaatgacatccaatgtccatggtcaggaaaccgtaaccatctattgatcaacgagctagtcaactagaggctcactagggacatgttgtggtctatgtatccacacatgtattacgatttccggataacacaattatagcatgaacaatagacaattatcatgaaaaaggaaatataataataaccattttattattgcctctagggcatatttccaacattatacCTATATTTTTGTTCCAATATATAAATCCAAGCAAGCAACCAATTGCTATTCAACTGTCTAGAAAGGTACtcactccgtcccaaaataagtgactcaactttatactaactttcgtacaaagttagtacaaagttgagacacatattttggaatggagggagtataagttaAGCAAGAGTTATTACCCTTTCTATAAAAGCATGTTTTTTCGCAATGCTCTTAACATGTATAACTGAATCAAATGAACAATTCTataaataccacaactcaaaaaatataagtgcaatgcatagagcattctacaaattCATGACCAATGTGCATATCTCCCTATGAAATGTGATCATGATATGATGATTGTAAAATACCAACAAGCAAAGCAAACAAAAATGCAAAGGACGCTCCAAGaataacacatatcatgtgaacaaataaaaattagacgcttgagacttcttgaatattttttggggtgccttgggcatttccaagcttaggcttttgcctctTCTTATTTGTCTCATATCGATATCTCCCCTagatcttaaaaacttcatccacacaaaacttcataCAACTTTTATTAAAAGGTTAGTAAACATATGAACAATTTAACTTCATGTACTGTCAAGACAACTTTGTATATCCTTGTACAAATACATGAATCATGCATTTAGATACCATAACGAGATACACTGATCATTGATCAATCACAAGTTTATCAAGCATGCATGCACGAGCCAGGGAGCCCACGCAAACACCTGACATATAGTGCCTGCACTGGAACATAGAAAATATACGTGTGGTGCGTACGTATGACATGCAAACTAGTTACGAGTACAACGATTATGTATGTATATAATATTCATCGATAGCTCGATGGATCAGATAGGGCAGGTGAAGTCGGAGGGGCACTTCTTGCCGCACtggttgaggaggaggacgaggtcgaTGGGGACGTTGAGCTGGATGCCGAGGATGTTGGCCCTGATGGCGGTGCAGAGGCACACGGCGGCGTCAAGGTCGGCGAGCCCGCCCAGGAGCGGGCAGCACTGCTCGTTCGCCGGCACGCCGATCTTGAGCTTCACTAGGTTCAGCACGTCGGCGCACACGCCCAGCTTCAGCGTGTTGATCGGGCAGCTGCCCCCGCCGGTCGATGGCACGACAGGCGGTGGGTGGATCGGTGGGGTAGGTACGACCGGCGGGCAGTAGGGTCCGCAGCCCTGGGCGGCGGCAAGGAGGACCAGGTTCAGGGCGAGGAAGAGGGCGAGCTTGGAGAGCGTCATTGCTCTTACTGGTCTGTGGGTAAGCTTGTCAGGCTTTGCTAGCTTGGGATGGTTTTCTTGGGTTGTTTGGGGTGGTATTTATAGGCCGGGTGTAGTGTGCAAGTGCATGCAAGTGACTCGTTCATGTCATGATCAGTCCAGCTAATTAATTTGACTCTTGACGTAAGTTGTAAAGATTATGTGCAACCGTTCATTATTGTACTAGCATGTTACGTGTGTATACCACCATTGGAGCATAATCTGTTCACTAAAGAACAAAACCTGATAGCTGAGCCATGAGACTTTCATTTAGTTTCCAAAAAATAGTACTCCCATATGCGTATTGTCTGCTGTGTGCATATAAATATTTGATGGTTTTACAAGTGTATAGCCATAATAATCTGGATCATAGCAACGGACAAAGGAATATATCGGGCATGGCAGCGCTACGAGCTGGCATACGCCAATCATCCGGGTCACGAGAGACGTATATAGGCCATTGCGTTGCATATGGTTTTGATTCCATGTGTCTACATTACGTTTGATACTTTGGTTTGTTCTACTGGCTCGTTGGCATGCATGGACACGTATGCTTACCTAGCTGTATAATTATTAGTAAATCTGTATCCATTGGTTATGTTGACGAATAACAGTTTGTTTAATTCACATCTAGATATTTTTTTTAAGAATGTCATATCTAAGCTctcacaaatatataatgcagcaacaagaaacaaaaaatactaggacaaaaaaaatacagtttgtctaattcacatctagatgttttttaaggatgtcacatctaagctcccacaaatatatataatacagcaacaagaaacaaaaaaggacAAAAAAACCACAAACAGAATGGAcatcagcttagatgtgacataagtatgtcacatctagatgtgacataagtatgtcacatctagatgtgtcctagacagacccaaaAAATAGACCATAAACAGAGTGGAGCTTAGAtgtatgtcacatctagatgtgtcctagatagACCCGACAATAATaccaactagatgataccccgcacgttgctGCGATAATCGGTTGCAATATATTTTTAGTTTTATTAGATTTGATTGTGTGGCATATAATATTTAGATTAATAAAAATT
The sequence above is drawn from the Triticum aestivum cultivar Chinese Spring chromosome 7A, IWGSC CS RefSeq v2.1, whole genome shotgun sequence genome and encodes:
- the LOC123154685 gene encoding cortical cell-delineating protein, yielding MTLSKLALFLALNLVLLAAAQGCGPYCPPVVPTPPIHPPPVVPSTGGGSCPINTLKLGVCADVLNLVKLKIGVPANEQCCPLLGGLADLDAAVCLCTAIRANILGIQLNVPIDLVLLLNQCGKKCPSDFTCPI